The following proteins come from a genomic window of Gossypium raimondii isolate GPD5lz chromosome 5, ASM2569854v1, whole genome shotgun sequence:
- the LOC105766177 gene encoding 3beta-hydroxysteroid-dehydrogenase/decarboxylase, which translates to MVVTTTATANDVAYGDGSETRTCVVLGGRGFLGRSLVTRLLRLGGWIVRVADSSSHSLQVDPSSASDSILFAALSSGQASFCHVDVRDTSQIIKVTEGADVVFYMERTDIDTHDFYNCYMIIVQGAKNVINSCQECKVRRLIYNSSADVVFDGSQDILIGDESFSCPGKFLDVLIDLKFQAEGLIRLANNIDGLVTCVLRPSNAFGPGDTWFVPLLVNLAKSGLGKFITGSGENMSDFTYAENVAHAHICAAETLDSRIVSVAGKAFFITNLEPMMFWEFVSLILEGLGYQRPFIKIPTWIVAYVLSLLQRIHEESHFRIDKYSPHYIVQLASCTTTFDCSEAQKHLGYSPIIYLEDGIKSTIESFSRLAKDSSFMRDNNFREQSKAVKLLGSGIVADVLLWREIKRTLLCFLILALLFYWFFLCGRTFTSSVAKLLLLVTVTLYGYGNLSSKIHAFAVKRISSSCFEITESTVKNSLRSVSYIWNRGIRHIKLLGKGEDWSKFFKVAVFLYFTKWVLSYSLAVFVGIAMVFAFTAFFVYEQYEPVIDGLGEVLFYGIMESKELLRRNLRTLIASFL; encoded by the exons atggTTGTGACGACGACAGCGACGGCGAATGACGTTGCGTATGGAGATGGAAGCGAGACGAGGACGTGCGTGGTGCTCGGGGGTCGAGGCTTCTTAGGGAGATCGCTCGTCACTAGGTTGCTGCGACTCGGAGGCTGGATCGTCCGTGTCGCCGATTCATCTTCTCACTCGCTGCAAGTCGATCCTTCCTCCGCTTCCGATTCTATCCTCTTCGCTGCGCTTTCTTCCGGTCAAGCCTCTTTTTGCCATGTTGACGTTCGCGATACATCTCAAATCATCAAag TAACTGAAGGTGCAGATGTTGTATTTTACATGGAAAGGACTGATATAGACACACATGATTTCTATAATTGCTACATGATTATTGTTCAGG GTGCAAAAAATGTCATTAATTCTTGCCAAGAATGTAAAGTTAGACGACTCATATACAACAGTTCTGCAGACGTTGTTTTTGACGGTTCACAGGATATACTTATTGGGGATGAATCCTTCTCTTGCCCAGGGAAA TTTCTGGATGTGCTGATTGATCTTAAGTTTCAAGCGGAAGGACTAATCAGGTTAGCTAACAATATTGATGGTCTTGTAACATGTGTACTTCGCCCTAGCAATGCCTTTGGACCTGGTGACACATGGTTTGTGCCTTTGCTAGTGAATCTAGCCAAGTCTGGTTTGGGAAAG TTTATTACAGGAAGTGGAGAAAATATGTCTGACTTTACCTATGCGGAGAACGTTGCTCATGCTCATATCTGTGCAGCAGAAACTCTAGATTCTCGGATAGTCTCTGTGGCTGGAAAG GCCTTTTTTATCACGAATCTCGAGCCTATGATGTTCTGGGAATTTGTGTCTCTGATACTTGAAGGCTTAGGGTATCAAAG GCCATTCATAAAAATTCCCACTTGGATTGTTGCCTATGTTCTCTCACTTCTTCAACGTATACATGAGGAATCACACTTCagaattgataaatattcaCCTCACTACATTGTTCAATTAGCTTCATGTACCACAACTTTTGACTGCTCAGAGGCTCAAAAGCATCTGGGATATTCACCCATTATCTACCTAGAA GATGGTATCAAGTCAACCATTGAATCATTCTCTCGTTTAGCTAAAGACTCATCTTTTATGAGAGACAACAATTTTAGAGAACAATCAAAAGCAGTGAAGCTGCTAGGCAGTGGGATAG TTGCAGATGTCTTGCTGTGGCGGGAAATAAAGAGAACACTTTTATGCTTTCTTATCTTGGCTTTGTTATTTTACTGGTTCTTTCTGTGTGGAAGAACTTTTACTTCATCAGTAGCCAAGCTTCTGCTGCTAGTTACAGTCACTCTTTACGGATATGGAAATTTATCATCAAAGAT ACATGCTTTTGCCGTTAAAAGGATATCGTCGTCTTGTTTTGAAATCACTGAATCAACTGTGAAAAATTCACTCAGATCTGTATCATATATATGGAATAGAGGAATTCGTCACATCAAATTGTTGGGAAAGGGGGAAGACTGGAGCAAGTTTTTCAAG GTTGcggtttttctttatttcaccAAGTGGGTTCTATCTTATTCCTTGGCTGTGTTTGTTGGCATTG CTATGGTTTTCGCCTTCACTGCATTCTTTGTCTATGAACAATATGAACCAGTGATTGATGGATTAGGGGAGGTCCTGTTCTATGGTATCATGGAATCAAAAGAATTGCTAAGGAGGAACCTACGGACTCTGATTGCTTCATTTCTTTAA